A region of the Vicinamibacteria bacterium genome:
TTCCTTCTCGCTGGCCGTCTTGGGTACGCCCAGGATCTTGTAGTAGTCCTTGTATTCCATGCGCCGGGCCGGGCGGGTGGGGATCCCGGAGAGCGGCCTCGCCTACCGGCGCCCGCGAGGCCCACTCTCCTCCCGCAGAATATAGGGCCCCGGCGGGCCGGATTCAAGCTTGCCCCCTGCGCGCGGGGTTCCCTATACTCCGCGCGTGGAAATCTCCGGCGCCTCCGCCCTGGTAACGGGAGCGGGGCGCGGTATTGGCCGCGCGATCGCCCTCGCCCTGGCCCGCGCCGGGGCACGCGTCACCGCCGTGTCCCGCACCGCCCGCGATATCGAGGCCCTAGCCACGGAAATCCGGAGCGCGGGTGGGCAGGCGCTCGCCCACCCAGGCGACCTGCGGGAACCGGCCGTCTGCACGGGGGCGGTGGCCGCGGCCGTCGCCGGCCATGGCGGCCTCCAGATCGTGGTCAACAACGCGGGGGTGGGCGCCTTCTCGACGCTCCTCGACACCTCGGACGCCGACTGGGAGCGGGTCCTGGCCACCAATCTCACCGCTGTCTTCCGCGTCACCCGGGCGGCCCTCCCCCATCTGACGAAGGGGGGTGGGCACGTCTTCATGATCTCGTCGCTGGCGGGCCGAAACCCGATGGCCGGTATGGGCGCCTATTGCGCGAGCAAGGCCGCGCTCGACCAGCTCTCGGCCTGTCTGATGCTGGAGGTGAGGCATCAGGGCGTGAAAGTGACAACCATCGCCCCCGGCTCCGTGGACACCGGCTTTCGAGGCGTCGCCCCCGCCGGCGACGCTCCGTGGAAGCTCCGCCCGGAGGACGTGGC
Encoded here:
- a CDS encoding SDR family NAD(P)-dependent oxidoreductase: MPPARGVPYTPRVEISGASALVTGAGRGIGRAIALALARAGARVTAVSRTARDIEALATEIRSAGGQALAHPGDLREPAVCTGAVAAAVAGHGGLQIVVNNAGVGAFSTLLDTSDADWERVLATNLTAVFRVTRAALPHLTKGGGHVFMISSLAGRNPMAGMGAYCASKAALDQLSACLMLEVRHQGVKVTTIAPGSVDTGFRGVAPAGDAPWKLRPEDVAATVLDLLRTRDDAHLSRVEMRPARPPKT